Proteins from a genomic interval of Rubinisphaera italica:
- the lpxA gene encoding acyl-ACP--UDP-N-acetylglucosamine O-acyltransferase, with amino-acid sequence MSIHPSAIIDSQATIDPTANIGPYVVIEGPVTIGAGTQVGPFTNIYGHTSIGENCKIHSRVSIGDLPQDRAFHGETSYCTIGNNVIMREGVSVHRGTGEGASTIINDNCFLMTNSHVGHNCELENGVIMISGSLLGGHVHVGERAVISGNAAVHQFCRIGCYAMIGGLSKIVQDIPPFTMTNHAGEIIAINLVGLKRAGFNPDERKDIKAAFRIMYRDGHTHRHAMEILNERAFCSAVNPLLDFLNETSARGLTKGAA; translated from the coding sequence GTGTCTATTCACCCCTCCGCCATTATCGATTCTCAAGCAACAATTGATCCCACCGCCAACATTGGACCTTATGTCGTCATCGAAGGCCCCGTGACCATAGGTGCAGGGACTCAGGTCGGCCCCTTTACGAACATTTACGGACACACCTCAATCGGAGAAAACTGCAAGATTCATTCGCGGGTTTCCATCGGAGATCTTCCTCAGGATCGAGCATTTCATGGTGAAACCTCGTATTGCACGATTGGCAATAATGTCATTATGCGCGAGGGTGTCAGTGTTCATCGTGGCACCGGGGAGGGAGCATCGACCATCATCAATGACAACTGTTTCCTGATGACGAATTCGCATGTCGGCCATAATTGTGAACTCGAAAACGGCGTGATTATGATCAGCGGTTCACTGCTCGGCGGACATGTGCATGTCGGGGAACGAGCCGTGATTTCAGGGAATGCAGCCGTGCATCAGTTCTGCCGCATCGGCTGCTATGCCATGATTGGTGGACTCTCCAAGATCGTCCAGGACATTCCTCCATTCACGATGACCAACCACGCAGGCGAAATTATCGCCATCAATCTGGTCGGACTGAAGCGAGCCGGGTTCAATCCGGATGAGCGAAAAGATATCAAAGCCGCTTTCCGCATTATGTATCGTGATGGCCACACCCATCGTCATGCAATGGAAATCCTTAATGAGCGTGCATTTTGCTCAGCGGTTAATCCACTCCTCGATTTCCTGAACGAAACCAGTGCTCGCGGATTAACAAAAGGAGCCGCATAA
- a CDS encoding Hsp20/alpha crystallin family protein — MNEFEDQDNSQQGSSSDSQSHQLSIRRDDSAESDPVQSKSSEVSVTGQSTPPTQDPQRLLFTPPIDIFGTEEGLVLRADLPGVSIEGLELQIEDNKLTLFGRVKSKIPEQSKLLHQEYQVGDFYRSFILSDEVDYDRISAKMTHGVLEITLPRIPRAQPRKIHVQSD, encoded by the coding sequence GTGAACGAATTTGAAGATCAGGACAATTCTCAGCAGGGCTCCTCCTCCGATTCACAGTCTCATCAACTGTCGATTCGAAGAGACGATTCTGCAGAGAGTGATCCCGTGCAATCGAAAAGTTCCGAGGTCTCTGTGACGGGGCAGTCCACTCCTCCAACACAAGACCCTCAACGCCTGCTCTTCACCCCGCCCATCGACATTTTCGGCACCGAAGAAGGACTGGTCCTCCGAGCAGATCTTCCAGGCGTCTCCATCGAAGGTCTCGAACTGCAGATCGAAGACAATAAACTGACCTTATTCGGCCGCGTCAAAAGCAAAATTCCTGAGCAGTCTAAATTGCTGCATCAGGAATATCAGGTCGGCGATTTTTATCGCTCATTCATTTTAAGCGATGAAGTCGATTATGATCGGATTTCCGCAAAAATGACCCACGGAGTTCTGGAAATCACACTCCCCAGAATTCCCCGCGCTCAACCACGAAAAATTCACGTTCAATCCGACTGA
- a CDS encoding Hsp20/alpha crystallin family protein: protein MPVFRWGNAWGSMQEFEREMDRLLQSMNITMRSVRSARSFPAVNFYEHEDKFLMTAEIPGVQPEDLELSISSGVLIIKGKRQLEPAIPQDQFRRQERMQGSWERSLSLPERVNEEGLEAELKDGVLTITLPRAPQVAPRQIPVITS from the coding sequence ATGCCTGTGTTTCGCTGGGGGAATGCCTGGGGCAGCATGCAGGAGTTTGAGCGGGAGATGGACCGCTTGCTTCAGAGCATGAATATCACCATGCGAAGTGTACGGTCTGCCCGCTCATTTCCAGCCGTCAATTTTTACGAGCATGAAGACAAATTCCTGATGACCGCTGAAATTCCGGGCGTTCAGCCGGAGGATCTTGAGCTGAGTATCTCATCTGGAGTTCTCATCATAAAAGGCAAGCGACAACTAGAACCTGCGATTCCTCAAGATCAGTTTCGGCGTCAGGAGCGGATGCAGGGGAGCTGGGAGCGATCGCTCTCGTTACCCGAACGCGTGAATGAAGAGGGACTGGAAGCCGAGTTGAAGGATGGCGTGTTGACGATCACGCTGCCACGGGCACCTCAGGTTGCACCGCGTCAGATCCCGGTCATTACTTCCTAA
- a CDS encoding GNAT family N-acetyltransferase: MADVQIRTFRNFDPPELVRLWNSAHQSRGVAAPISADIFDSTVLAHLYFDPAGMIVAQQGQNLVGFVHVGFCSNETRTALDHTQAVICAIVVDPQHQHEDIGTQLLSAARDYAQTSGATILFAGPSPNRDPFYSGIYGGSRPSGFLASQPSLDGFLLQNGFEAFERHGIFQKDLQNTREPINFRLSTIRRKTELRLIEDEQTDDWWWNVRRARFDMLRFEMLPKNQLEPIVAAITVYGLDFYISNWNHRAVGMLDLFVMEDHRRKGYGQALLVEVGRRLKDEMITLLEIHAPLENEAMVKLIEGAGFTQIDTGIVYRQKL; the protein is encoded by the coding sequence ATGGCTGACGTTCAAATACGGACATTTCGGAACTTTGATCCTCCCGAACTGGTCAGGTTATGGAATTCAGCACATCAGTCTCGTGGAGTCGCTGCTCCTATCTCTGCTGACATATTCGATTCGACAGTTCTGGCTCATCTGTATTTCGATCCAGCCGGGATGATCGTCGCTCAGCAGGGGCAAAATCTAGTCGGTTTTGTCCATGTCGGCTTCTGTTCTAACGAAACCCGAACGGCTTTGGATCATACTCAAGCAGTCATTTGTGCGATCGTTGTCGATCCGCAACATCAGCATGAAGACATCGGCACTCAATTACTATCAGCCGCACGCGACTATGCACAGACATCTGGAGCAACAATCCTGTTTGCCGGGCCTTCCCCGAATCGCGATCCGTTTTATAGCGGAATTTATGGGGGGAGCCGTCCTTCAGGTTTTTTGGCCAGTCAACCGTCACTCGATGGATTTCTTCTCCAGAATGGCTTTGAAGCCTTTGAACGCCATGGCATCTTTCAAAAAGATTTACAGAACACACGCGAACCAATCAATTTTCGACTCTCAACAATTCGAAGAAAAACGGAATTGCGGCTTATCGAAGATGAGCAGACGGACGACTGGTGGTGGAATGTGCGACGGGCACGCTTCGATATGCTGCGATTCGAGATGCTTCCGAAAAATCAACTCGAACCGATCGTAGCAGCAATCACCGTTTATGGACTCGACTTCTACATATCAAACTGGAATCATCGAGCCGTGGGGATGCTGGATCTGTTTGTGATGGAAGACCATCGCCGCAAAGGCTACGGCCAGGCCCTGCTCGTTGAAGTCGGACGTCGACTCAAAGACGAAATGATCACCCTGCTGGAAATTCACGCTCCCCTCGAAAATGAAGCCATGGTCAAACTGATCGAAGGCGCCGGCTTTACGCAAATCGATACTGGCATCGTGTATCGTCAGAAACTCTAA
- a CDS encoding sulfite oxidase-like oxidoreductase, giving the protein MDDPKYQIGEPPNPISSDDEIIISSDTLRSERIPPGQSRTRKWPVLQAGSIPQVEKSEWSLEVKGLVDQPMIWNWKQFQELPRVKVFSDFHCVTQWSRLGNIWEGVSTKTIAELVGIQPEAKFVIAEGYDRGWTTNLPVDRFLAEDALLCDLHDGEPLTADHGAPVRLIVPLLYAWKSAKWLKSLEFVAEDQPGYWEQGGYHNEGDPWREQRFASDDIPPGFGI; this is encoded by the coding sequence ATGGACGATCCCAAATATCAAATCGGTGAACCGCCCAATCCGATCTCGTCTGATGACGAAATCATAATCAGTTCGGATACCTTGCGTTCCGAGAGGATTCCACCCGGTCAGTCACGAACTCGCAAATGGCCTGTGCTGCAGGCGGGATCCATTCCACAGGTTGAGAAATCGGAATGGTCTCTCGAAGTTAAAGGGCTTGTTGATCAACCAATGATCTGGAACTGGAAACAGTTTCAGGAATTGCCGCGGGTGAAAGTCTTTTCCGATTTTCATTGCGTAACACAGTGGTCTCGTCTCGGAAACATCTGGGAAGGTGTCTCCACAAAAACGATTGCAGAACTTGTGGGGATTCAGCCGGAAGCAAAATTTGTAATTGCCGAAGGCTATGACCGAGGCTGGACAACAAACCTGCCTGTGGATCGCTTTCTGGCAGAAGATGCCTTGCTGTGTGACCTGCATGATGGCGAACCACTCACGGCTGATCACGGAGCTCCCGTTCGTTTGATTGTTCCCCTGTTGTATGCCTGGAAAAGTGCGAAGTGGTTGAAATCGCTTGAGTTTGTTGCAGAAGATCAACCCGGCTATTGGGAGCAAGGCGGCTATCACAACGAAGGAGATCCGTGGCGAGAACAACGCTTCGCTTCCGATGATATTCCTCCCGGTTTTGGGATTTAA
- the coaD gene encoding pantetheine-phosphate adenylyltransferase has translation MLNSQHAVYVGSFDPMTLGHVDVVRRGARIFEQLTVGIGINPEKNPLFTSEERLELIQDILSDLENVKVACFSGLTVDFVKQQQAGVMLRGIRTLSDIETEFTMTLANHALEPEIETVFLMASERYSHISSSLIKQIAQMGRDSAADKLEQFIPEQIIKPLLKKFA, from the coding sequence ATGCTCAATTCCCAACACGCCGTTTATGTCGGTAGTTTCGATCCCATGACCCTCGGGCATGTCGATGTCGTGCGTCGGGGGGCCAGAATCTTCGAGCAGTTGACGGTGGGGATCGGCATCAATCCCGAAAAAAATCCTCTGTTTACATCTGAGGAACGTCTCGAATTGATTCAGGATATTTTGTCCGATTTAGAGAATGTGAAGGTCGCCTGCTTTTCTGGATTGACCGTTGACTTCGTCAAGCAGCAACAGGCAGGGGTGATGCTGCGGGGAATTCGAACACTGTCCGATATTGAAACCGAGTTCACGATGACACTCGCCAACCATGCCCTGGAACCGGAAATCGAAACCGTTTTCCTGATGGCCAGCGAGCGGTACTCTCATATTTCAAGTTCGCTCATCAAGCAGATTGCACAAATGGGACGAGATTCGGCAGCCGACAAACTTGAACAATTTATTCCTGAACAGATCATCAAGCCATTGCTCAAAAAATTCGCCTGA
- a CDS encoding FtsW/RodA/SpoVE family cell cycle protein, with amino-acid sequence MQDSQLSWSRFPWLLVLMQLALMAIGLLAIQRGDELADDGGLFQRHLFWIILSIPATIVAIVVPIRFWRGKAYYLFLLCLGLLIVPYFMPAKGGSHRWIPLGPINFQPSEVAKLVYMMALAQYLMYRDNFRKFWGLIIPFTMTLIPMGMILKEPDLGTALLFLPVLFCMLFAAGARLTHLLLIIFLGIASLPVGWTMMSAEQKSRVTTLFTQEDGGPAPRGDGYHLHQSKQMLALGGIWGSAVAGQPTDDMYLYHLPASRTDFVFCLIGEYWGLWGCLGVILIYLILFAQGLQISASTEEPFSRLLAVGIVAILCTQLIINTGMTVGLTPITGLTLPLISYGGSSMLMTSFSLGLLINFAIRPSFEVSGQTFRY; translated from the coding sequence ATGCAAGATTCTCAACTCAGCTGGTCTCGATTTCCCTGGCTCCTGGTCTTGATGCAATTGGCACTCATGGCGATTGGCCTGCTGGCCATTCAGCGGGGGGATGAACTGGCCGATGATGGGGGATTGTTCCAGCGACACCTGTTTTGGATCATCCTCTCGATTCCCGCCACGATTGTTGCGATTGTCGTCCCGATCCGTTTCTGGCGTGGGAAAGCCTATTATCTGTTTTTGCTTTGCCTGGGATTATTGATCGTCCCCTACTTCATGCCCGCCAAAGGGGGTTCGCATCGGTGGATCCCGCTCGGTCCGATCAACTTTCAACCTTCGGAAGTCGCCAAGCTGGTTTACATGATGGCTCTGGCACAGTACCTGATGTATCGGGACAACTTTCGCAAATTCTGGGGATTGATTATTCCGTTCACAATGACGCTTATCCCGATGGGGATGATTCTGAAGGAGCCGGATTTGGGAACTGCCTTGCTCTTCCTGCCAGTTCTGTTCTGCATGTTATTCGCAGCCGGGGCTCGATTGACACACTTGCTGCTGATCATTTTTCTGGGAATCGCCTCGCTGCCTGTCGGCTGGACGATGATGTCAGCCGAGCAAAAATCCCGCGTGACTACGCTGTTCACCCAGGAAGATGGAGGGCCTGCTCCCCGAGGTGATGGCTATCATCTGCATCAGTCCAAGCAGATGCTGGCGCTGGGCGGCATTTGGGGAAGTGCGGTTGCAGGACAGCCGACGGATGACATGTATCTGTATCATCTCCCCGCCTCACGCACGGATTTCGTCTTCTGCCTGATTGGTGAATACTGGGGACTGTGGGGCTGCCTGGGAGTGATTCTAATCTATCTCATCCTCTTTGCTCAGGGACTACAAATCTCAGCCTCAACCGAAGAGCCCTTTAGCAGACTTTTAGCAGTTGGCATCGTGGCCATTCTCTGCACTCAACTTATCATCAACACCGGCATGACCGTCGGCCTGACTCCCATCACAGGCCTCACTCTCCCCCTGATCAGCTACGGAGGCTCCAGCATGCTAATGACCTCCTTCAGCCTCGGCCTCCTCATCAACTTCGCCATCCGCCCCAGCTTCGAAGTCTCCGGCCAAACCTTCCGCTACTAG